A window of the Streptomyces sp. NBC_00250 genome harbors these coding sequences:
- a CDS encoding cytochrome P450 yields MTTQAGHPHAGTQGEGQPTEARAVAPAAIPVVVDGPRGVPLLGSLPAFGKNPLAFFEQLRDRGDFVRWRFGRKPSLFIAHPDTVGELLTEVERSFDQPDLGIAFRTLLGNGVIVSKGADWRRKRSLVQPSVRPKQVRSYASTMTECAVALADRWTDGQPIDIKKEMAALTQLIAVRTIFGVDTAADAEAIGQAMEVAQKEIGAEFSGIGAVLPDWLPTPGRARIKRATAVIDAEVSRVVSRHRDGETERPDLLSRLLAARDETGAPLSDQEIRDETVTLYIGGHETTSSTLVWAWYLLSRNPQVRDALTEELDRVLADHEPGYDDYASLTYTQAVIKETLRLYPTIWLITGLAKEGATLGGTPVPAGTRVWSSQWATHRDPRWYGDAEAFRPERWIERDGEPAEEIPEYAWFPFGGGPRVCLGTRFALVEAVLVLAVLARRYHLDLTTDEILPVPSLTLQPDRDVLATVRARG; encoded by the coding sequence ATGACCACGCAAGCCGGTCATCCGCATGCCGGAACACAGGGCGAGGGGCAGCCGACGGAGGCGCGGGCAGTGGCGCCGGCAGCGATTCCGGTTGTCGTCGACGGGCCACGAGGCGTGCCCCTCCTCGGCAGCTTGCCCGCCTTCGGCAAGAACCCGCTGGCCTTCTTCGAACAGCTCCGGGACCGCGGCGACTTCGTCCGCTGGCGCTTCGGCCGCAAGCCCTCCCTCTTCATCGCCCACCCCGACACCGTCGGCGAACTCCTCACCGAGGTCGAGCGCTCCTTCGACCAGCCGGACCTCGGCATCGCCTTCCGCACCCTCCTCGGCAACGGTGTCATCGTCTCCAAAGGGGCCGACTGGCGCCGCAAGCGCTCCCTGGTGCAGCCCTCCGTCCGGCCCAAGCAGGTCCGCTCCTACGCCTCGACCATGACCGAATGCGCCGTCGCACTCGCCGACCGGTGGACCGACGGGCAGCCCATCGACATCAAGAAGGAGATGGCGGCCCTCACCCAACTCATCGCCGTCCGCACCATCTTCGGCGTCGACACCGCCGCCGACGCCGAAGCCATCGGGCAGGCCATGGAGGTCGCACAGAAGGAGATCGGCGCCGAGTTCAGCGGCATCGGAGCCGTACTGCCCGACTGGCTTCCGACCCCCGGACGCGCCCGCATCAAGCGCGCCACCGCCGTCATCGACGCCGAGGTCTCCCGCGTGGTCTCCCGGCACCGCGACGGCGAGACCGAACGCCCCGACCTCCTCAGCCGGCTGCTCGCCGCCCGCGACGAGACCGGCGCACCCCTCTCCGACCAGGAGATCCGCGACGAGACCGTCACCCTCTACATCGGCGGCCACGAGACGACCAGCTCCACGCTCGTCTGGGCCTGGTACCTGCTCTCCCGGAACCCCCAGGTCCGCGACGCCCTCACCGAGGAACTCGACCGGGTCCTCGCCGACCACGAACCCGGCTACGACGACTACGCCTCCCTCACCTACACCCAGGCGGTCATCAAGGAGACCCTCCGCCTCTACCCCACGATCTGGCTGATCACCGGCCTCGCGAAGGAAGGCGCCACCCTCGGCGGAACGCCCGTCCCCGCAGGCACCCGCGTCTGGTCCAGCCAGTGGGCCACGCACCGGGACCCCCGCTGGTACGGCGACGCCGAGGCGTTCCGCCCCGAGCGCTGGATCGAACGGGACGGCGAACCCGCCGAGGAGATACCCGAGTACGCCTGGTTCCCCTTCGGCGGCGGCCCCCGCGTCTGCCTCGGCACCCGCTTCGCCCTGGTGGAAGCCGTCCTGGTCCTCGCGGTCCTGGCCCGCCGCTACCACCTGGACCTCACCACCGACGAGATCCTCCCGGTCCCGAGCCTCACCCTCCAACCGGACCGCGACGTCCTGGCGACGGTGCGGGCACGGGGCTGA
- a CDS encoding helix-turn-helix transcriptional regulator, protein MAIAKSERLMNLALCLLGTRRPLSKRELRGSIEAYLEASGDDAFNRMFERDKDDLRELGLVIETVENLEGETGYLARRDSNRLPAITLDAEEAAALGLAAKVWQQARLAGAASGALQKLRAAGMPEAEDSYDTQPSALEPRIPVHEAAFEPLMLACRDRRPVAFDYRKANAARPEARQVEPWTLECWRGHWYLAGWDRDRGAERVFRLSRITGKVRSRAGAFTAPVPDVVTVRETVESWAGETATRSARIRLRAGCGYPLRARAQSVSEGTDGWDELEIPYGHGLDAWLVEFGPDVVVLEPADLRADVVDRLRAVAKG, encoded by the coding sequence ATGGCGATTGCCAAGTCCGAGCGGCTGATGAATCTCGCGCTGTGCCTGCTCGGGACACGCCGTCCCCTGAGCAAGCGGGAACTCCGCGGCTCCATCGAGGCCTACCTCGAAGCGAGCGGCGACGACGCCTTCAACCGCATGTTCGAGCGCGACAAGGACGATCTGCGCGAGCTCGGCCTCGTCATCGAGACCGTCGAGAACCTGGAGGGCGAGACCGGCTACCTCGCCCGCCGCGACTCCAACCGGCTGCCGGCCATCACCCTGGACGCCGAAGAGGCCGCTGCGCTCGGCCTCGCCGCCAAGGTCTGGCAGCAGGCCCGCCTGGCCGGCGCCGCCAGCGGCGCCCTCCAGAAGCTCCGCGCCGCCGGCATGCCGGAGGCGGAGGACTCGTACGACACCCAGCCCAGCGCACTCGAACCGCGGATCCCCGTCCACGAGGCCGCCTTCGAGCCGCTGATGCTGGCCTGCCGCGACCGGCGGCCCGTCGCCTTCGACTACCGCAAGGCCAACGCCGCCCGCCCCGAGGCCCGGCAGGTCGAGCCCTGGACCCTCGAATGCTGGCGCGGCCACTGGTACCTGGCCGGCTGGGACCGCGACCGCGGCGCCGAGCGCGTCTTCCGGCTCTCCCGGATCACCGGCAAGGTCCGCTCCCGGGCCGGCGCCTTCACCGCACCCGTGCCCGATGTCGTCACCGTCCGGGAGACCGTGGAGAGCTGGGCGGGCGAGACCGCCACCCGCTCGGCCCGGATCCGGCTGCGCGCCGGCTGCGGCTACCCGCTGCGGGCCCGCGCCCAGTCCGTGAGCGAGGGCACCGACGGCTGGGACGAGCTGGAGATCCCGTACGGGCACGGGCTCGACGCCTGGCTCGTCGAGTTCGGCCCCGATGTCGTCGTACTGGAACCGGCCGATCTGCGCGCCGATGTGGTCGACCGGCTGCGCGCCGTGGCCAAGGGCTGA
- a CDS encoding FKBP-type peptidyl-prolyl cis-trans isomerase: MSIEKPEIDFPGGEPPKDLEIKDIWEGDGELAEAGDFVKVHYVGVSFDSGEEFDASWNRGAPLDFHLGAGQVIQGWDKGVQGMKVGGRRQLVIPAHLAYGDRGAGGKIAPGETLIFVCDLVDVKKR, from the coding sequence GTGAGCATCGAGAAGCCCGAGATCGACTTCCCGGGTGGCGAGCCGCCGAAGGACCTGGAGATCAAGGACATCTGGGAGGGCGACGGCGAGCTCGCCGAAGCCGGTGACTTCGTGAAGGTCCACTACGTCGGTGTGTCCTTCGACTCCGGCGAGGAGTTCGACGCCTCCTGGAACCGTGGCGCCCCGCTCGACTTCCACCTCGGTGCCGGCCAGGTCATCCAGGGCTGGGACAAGGGCGTCCAGGGCATGAAGGTCGGCGGCCGCCGCCAGCTGGTCATCCCCGCGCACCTCGCCTACGGCGACCGCGGCGCCGGCGGCAAGATCGCCCCGGGCGAGACGCTGATCTTCGTCTGCGACCTCGTGGACGTGAAGAAGCGCTGA
- a CDS encoding FKBP-type peptidyl-prolyl cis-trans isomerase, with protein MRRLAGLLVVPLLLLSTAACGSDDKGSDSASMKNGLPAITAGEKFGEKPTLAKGEGDPPKELKVNVISEGKGAVTKKGDAIQVNYLGQAWDSTTPFDNSFDRGQPFDLTLGAGQVIKGWDQGLVGQKVGSRVEIGIPPELGYGAQGQGDIKPNATLVFVVDILKSVTIPKSATGTPVAQDNKDLPKVGTNTDGKAPSLTVPKVDPPTKLVSNYVLESKGEVVKATDTVVVNYVAALWKDGKVFDSTYATGKPANFPLPQLTLKGLKDGLVGKKIGSRVLIVAPPALAFGNEEKQGIPKNSTLVFAVDILTKM; from the coding sequence GTGCGCCGACTTGCCGGCCTTCTCGTCGTCCCGCTGCTGCTGCTCTCGACAGCGGCGTGCGGCAGCGACGACAAGGGCTCCGATTCCGCCTCGATGAAGAACGGACTGCCCGCCATCACCGCGGGTGAGAAGTTCGGGGAGAAGCCGACCCTCGCCAAGGGCGAGGGCGACCCGCCCAAGGAACTCAAGGTCAACGTCATCAGCGAGGGCAAGGGCGCGGTGACGAAGAAGGGCGACGCGATCCAGGTGAACTACCTGGGGCAGGCCTGGGACTCCACGACCCCCTTCGACAACAGCTTCGACCGCGGTCAGCCGTTCGACCTGACCCTCGGCGCCGGCCAGGTCATCAAGGGCTGGGACCAGGGCCTGGTGGGTCAGAAGGTCGGCAGCCGTGTCGAGATCGGCATCCCGCCGGAGCTCGGCTACGGCGCGCAGGGCCAGGGCGACATCAAGCCCAACGCCACCCTCGTCTTCGTCGTGGACATCCTGAAGTCCGTCACGATCCCGAAGTCCGCCACGGGCACCCCGGTCGCGCAGGACAACAAGGACCTGCCGAAGGTCGGGACGAACACCGACGGCAAGGCGCCCTCGCTGACCGTTCCCAAGGTCGACCCGCCGACCAAGCTCGTCTCGAACTACGTGCTCGAGTCCAAGGGCGAGGTCGTGAAGGCGACCGACACGGTCGTCGTGAACTACGTCGCCGCCCTCTGGAAGGACGGCAAGGTCTTCGACTCGACGTACGCCACGGGCAAGCCCGCGAACTTCCCGCTCCCGCAGCTCACGCTGAAGGGCCTCAAGGACGGTCTCGTCGGCAAGAAGATCGGCAGCCGCGTCCTCATCGTCGCCCCGCCGGCCCTGGCGTTCGGCAACGAGGAGAAGCAGGGCATTCCCAAGAACTCCACGCTGGTGTTCGCCGTGGACATCCTGACGAAGATGTAA
- the tatC gene encoding twin-arginine translocase subunit TatC, with translation MPLVEHLRELRNRMAKGLLAITAVTIVALVYSEELMQFLADPVPKCPPGVTSDGGNCAQVVFNTLMAPFSTTIQLSLTAGLVIASPVWLYQLWAFVAPGLHKSEKKYTYAFVGAAVPLFSAGAYLAYLILPISVKVLISLTPAGSANLLSLGDVLDFTLRMVLVFGLAFELPLVLVMLNLTGVLTGRRMAGWWRGVIMGVFVFGAVITPTTDPVGMIALAGPITVLYFGAVGFALLNDRRRKRNNPDAELDDDEASALDLTPETVGAIEPVGASRALPEQATGEPGGSIAHRANGYDDIT, from the coding sequence ATGCCCCTCGTGGAACACCTGCGCGAACTCCGCAACCGCATGGCGAAGGGACTCCTCGCCATCACCGCGGTGACGATCGTGGCCCTCGTGTACAGCGAGGAGCTGATGCAGTTCCTGGCGGATCCGGTGCCCAAGTGCCCACCGGGCGTCACCAGTGACGGCGGCAACTGCGCGCAGGTCGTCTTCAACACGCTGATGGCCCCCTTCAGCACGACGATCCAGCTGTCGCTGACCGCGGGCCTCGTCATCGCCAGCCCCGTCTGGCTCTACCAGCTGTGGGCCTTCGTCGCGCCCGGACTGCACAAGAGCGAGAAGAAGTACACGTACGCCTTCGTCGGCGCGGCCGTGCCGCTGTTCTCCGCCGGCGCCTACCTCGCGTACCTGATCCTCCCCATCAGCGTGAAGGTGCTCATCAGCCTCACGCCCGCAGGCTCGGCGAACCTCCTCTCGCTCGGTGACGTCCTCGACTTCACCCTGCGCATGGTGCTCGTCTTCGGCCTCGCCTTCGAGCTGCCGCTCGTCCTGGTGATGCTCAACCTCACCGGTGTCCTCACCGGACGCCGGATGGCCGGCTGGTGGCGCGGCGTGATCATGGGCGTCTTCGTCTTCGGTGCCGTCATCACCCCGACCACCGACCCCGTCGGCATGATCGCCCTCGCCGGGCCCATCACCGTGCTGTACTTCGGGGCCGTCGGCTTCGCCCTCCTCAACGACCGGCGACGCAAGCGCAACAACCCCGACGCCGAACTCGACGACGACGAGGCCTCGGCGCTGGACCTGACCCCCGAGACCGTCGGGGCCATCGAACCGGTCGGCGCCTCCCGGGCCCTGCCCGAGCAGGCCACCGGAGAGCCGGGCGGGAGCATCGCGCACCGGGCCAACGGCTACGACGACATCACCTGA
- a CDS encoding DEAD/DEAH box helicase: protein MTEDLTPAQAYAAAKARNAEAATALAPFREMYEFDLDPFQIEACRALESGKGVLVAAPTGSGKTIVGEFAVHLALTQGRKCFYTTPIKALSNQKYADLVKRYGNDKVGLLTGDNSVNGDAPIVVMTTEVLRNMLYAGSQALSGLGYVVMDEVHYLSDRFRGAVWEEVIIHLPESVTLVSLSATVSNAEEFGDWLDTVRGDTEVIVSESRPVPLWQHVLAGRRMYDLFEEETDHGGRGASRREVNPDLQRLARTENTRTYNPRDRRRGKMVREADRERERRQRSRIWTPGRPEVIERLDAEGLLPAITFIFSRAGCEAAVQQCLYAGLRLNDDEGRRRVREIVEERTAAIPSEDLHVLGYYEWLEALERGIAAHHAGMLPTFKEVVEDLFVKGLVKAVFATETLALGINMPARTVILEKLVKWNGEQHADITPGEYTQLTGRAGRRGIDVEGHAVVLWQRGLDPDHLAGLAGTRTYPLRSSFKPSYNMAVNLVEGFGRHRSRELLETSFAQFQADRSVVGISRQVQKNEEGLDGYREGMTCHLGDFEEYARLRRDLKDRETELARQGAAQRRAQAAGSLEKLKPGDVIHVPTGKFAGLALVLDPGIPAGRTNGHRGFEHHDGPRPLVLTAERQVKRLASIDFPVPVEALERMRIPKSFNPRSPQSRRDLASALRSKAGHINPERHHKQRSAAADDREIARLRTEIRAHPCHGCDEREDHARWAERYHRLQRDTQQLERRIEGRTNTIARTFDRIVALLTELDYLRGNDVTENGKRLARLYGELDLLASECLRDGVWEGLTPAELAACVSALVFEARQSDDAVAPKLPAGNAKAALGEMVRIWGRLDALEEEFKINQAEGVGQREPDLGFAWAAYQWASDKSLDEVLREAEMPAGDFVRWCKQVIDVLGQIAAAAPRENSTVAKNARKAVDALLRGVVAYSSVG from the coding sequence ATGACAGAGGACCTCACACCAGCCCAGGCGTACGCGGCCGCGAAAGCCCGCAACGCCGAAGCGGCCACCGCGCTGGCCCCCTTCCGCGAGATGTACGAGTTCGATCTGGACCCCTTCCAGATCGAGGCGTGCCGGGCGCTCGAGTCGGGCAAGGGCGTACTCGTCGCCGCGCCCACGGGCTCCGGCAAGACCATCGTCGGCGAGTTCGCCGTCCACCTCGCCCTCACCCAGGGCCGCAAGTGCTTCTACACGACCCCGATCAAGGCACTGTCGAACCAGAAGTACGCCGACCTCGTCAAGCGGTACGGCAACGACAAGGTCGGCCTGCTCACCGGTGACAACAGCGTCAACGGCGATGCGCCCATCGTGGTCATGACCACCGAAGTCCTCCGCAACATGCTGTACGCGGGATCACAGGCCCTCTCCGGCCTCGGCTACGTGGTCATGGACGAGGTCCACTACCTCTCCGACCGCTTCCGCGGCGCCGTCTGGGAGGAAGTGATCATCCACCTCCCCGAGTCGGTCACCCTCGTCTCGCTCTCCGCGACCGTGTCCAACGCCGAGGAGTTCGGCGACTGGCTCGACACCGTCCGCGGCGACACCGAGGTCATCGTCTCCGAGAGCCGCCCCGTCCCGCTCTGGCAGCACGTCCTCGCCGGACGCCGGATGTACGACCTCTTCGAGGAGGAGACCGACCACGGCGGCCGCGGCGCCTCCCGACGCGAGGTCAACCCCGACCTCCAGCGCCTCGCCCGCACCGAGAACACGCGCACGTACAACCCGCGCGACCGGCGACGCGGCAAGATGGTCCGCGAGGCGGACCGCGAGCGCGAGCGCCGCCAGCGCTCCCGCATCTGGACCCCCGGCCGCCCCGAGGTCATCGAGCGCCTCGACGCCGAAGGGCTCCTGCCCGCCATCACCTTCATCTTCAGCCGCGCCGGCTGCGAGGCCGCCGTCCAGCAGTGCCTCTACGCCGGACTCCGGCTCAACGACGACGAGGGGCGCCGCCGCGTCCGCGAGATCGTCGAGGAGCGCACCGCCGCCATCCCCAGCGAGGACCTCCACGTCCTCGGCTACTACGAGTGGCTCGAAGCCCTGGAGCGGGGCATCGCCGCCCACCACGCCGGCATGCTCCCGACCTTCAAGGAGGTCGTCGAGGACCTCTTCGTGAAGGGCCTCGTCAAGGCCGTCTTCGCCACCGAGACGCTCGCCCTGGGCATCAACATGCCCGCGCGCACCGTCATCCTGGAGAAGCTCGTCAAGTGGAACGGCGAGCAGCACGCCGACATCACCCCCGGCGAGTACACCCAGCTCACCGGCCGCGCCGGCCGCCGCGGCATCGACGTCGAGGGCCACGCCGTCGTCCTCTGGCAGCGCGGCCTCGACCCGGACCACCTCGCCGGACTCGCCGGCACGCGCACGTACCCGCTGCGCTCCAGCTTCAAGCCCTCGTACAACATGGCGGTCAACCTCGTCGAAGGCTTCGGCCGGCACCGCTCCCGCGAGCTCCTCGAAACGTCCTTCGCCCAGTTCCAGGCCGACCGCTCCGTCGTCGGCATCTCCCGGCAGGTGCAGAAGAACGAAGAGGGCCTCGACGGCTACCGCGAGGGCATGACCTGCCACCTCGGAGACTTCGAGGAGTACGCGCGGCTCCGCCGCGACCTCAAGGACCGCGAGACCGAACTGGCCCGCCAGGGCGCCGCACAGCGCCGCGCCCAGGCCGCCGGCTCCCTGGAGAAGCTCAAGCCCGGCGACGTCATCCACGTCCCCACCGGCAAGTTCGCCGGACTCGCCCTCGTCCTCGACCCGGGCATCCCGGCCGGCCGCACCAACGGCCACCGCGGCTTCGAACACCACGACGGGCCACGCCCCCTCGTCCTCACCGCCGAGCGGCAGGTCAAGAGGCTCGCCTCCATCGACTTCCCCGTCCCGGTCGAGGCGCTGGAGCGGATGAGGATCCCCAAGTCCTTCAACCCGCGCTCCCCGCAGTCCCGTCGCGACCTCGCCTCCGCGCTGCGGAGCAAGGCCGGACACATCAACCCCGAGCGCCACCACAAGCAGCGCTCGGCCGCCGCCGACGACCGCGAGATCGCCCGGCTGCGCACCGAGATCCGCGCCCATCCCTGCCACGGCTGCGACGAGCGCGAGGACCACGCCCGCTGGGCCGAGCGCTACCACCGTCTCCAGCGCGACACCCAGCAGCTGGAGCGGCGCATCGAGGGCCGCACCAACACCATCGCGCGCACCTTCGACAGGATCGTCGCGCTCCTCACCGAGCTCGACTACCTGCGCGGCAACGACGTCACGGAGAACGGCAAGCGGCTCGCCCGGCTCTACGGCGAACTCGACCTGCTCGCCAGCGAATGCCTCCGCGACGGTGTCTGGGAAGGCCTGACCCCGGCCGAACTGGCCGCCTGCGTCTCGGCGCTGGTGTTCGAGGCGCGCCAGTCCGACGACGCCGTCGCGCCCAAGCTGCCCGCGGGCAACGCCAAGGCGGCGCTCGGCGAGATGGTCAGGATCTGGGGCCGTCTCGACGCCCTCGAAGAGGAATTCAAGATCAACCAGGCGGAGGGGGTCGGCCAGCGCGAACCCGACCTCGGATTCGCCTGGGCCGCCTACCAGTGGGCCTCCGACAAGAGCCTCGACGAGGTACTGCGCGAGGCCGAGATGCCCGCCGGTGACTTCGTCCGCTGGTGCAAGCAGGTCATCGACGTCCTCGGACAGATCGCCGCGGCGGCGCCCAGGGAGAACAGCACCGTCGCCAAGAACGCCCGGAAGGCCGTGGACGCGCTGCTGCGAGGTGTCGTCGCCTACAGCTCGGTGGGCTGA
- the tatA gene encoding Sec-independent protein translocase subunit TatA, translating to MGRLGPTEIILILVVIILLFGAKKLPDMARSLGKSARILKSEAKAMKSDDQQSAPADPPHAGTGTTAQDQPAARTIQAAPGDVTSSRPVTEPSDTTKR from the coding sequence ATGGGTAGGCTCGGCCCCACCGAGATCATTCTCATCCTCGTCGTCATCATCCTGCTGTTCGGCGCCAAGAAGCTTCCGGACATGGCCCGCTCGCTCGGCAAGTCCGCCCGCATCCTCAAGAGCGAGGCGAAGGCGATGAAGTCGGACGACCAGCAGAGCGCCCCCGCCGACCCGCCGCACGCCGGCACCGGGACGACCGCCCAGGACCAGCCCGCCGCGCGCACCATCCAGGCCGCTCCCGGCGACGTGACCAGCTCGCGTCCCGTGACCGAGCCCTCGGACACCACCAAGCGCTGA
- the pafA gene encoding Pup--protein ligase, with protein sequence MDRRIFGLENEYGVTCTFRGQRRLSPDEVARYLFRRVVSWGRSSNVFLRNGARLYLDVGSHPEYATPECDDVTELVTHDKAGERILEGLLVDAERRLHEEGIAGDVYLFKNNTDSAGNSYGCHENYLVARHGEFSRLADILIPFLVTRQLICGAGKVLQTPRGAVFCVSQRAEHIWEGVSSATTRSRPIINTRDEPHADAERYRRLHVIVGDSNMSETTMLLKVGATDLVLRMIEAGTVMRDLTLENPIRAIREVSHDITGQRKVRLASGREASALEVQREYYEKAVDFVDRRGIRSGTVAQVLELWGRTLDAIESERLDKIETEIDWVMKHRLIERYRAKHNMTMSNPRVAQIDLAYHDIHRRRGLYYLLQKNGQAARICNDMKIFEGKSVPPQTTRARLRGDFIRRAQEQRRDFTVDWVHLKLNDQAQRTVLCKDPFRSVDDRVEKLIAGM encoded by the coding sequence CATGGGGCCGCAGCAGCAATGTCTTCCTGCGGAACGGCGCCCGCCTGTACCTGGACGTGGGATCGCATCCGGAATACGCCACACCGGAATGCGACGACGTGACCGAACTGGTCACCCACGACAAGGCCGGTGAGCGCATTCTCGAGGGCCTGCTCGTCGACGCCGAACGCCGCCTGCACGAGGAGGGAATCGCGGGCGACGTCTACCTCTTCAAGAACAACACGGACTCGGCCGGAAACTCCTACGGCTGCCACGAGAACTATCTCGTCGCCCGGCACGGAGAGTTCTCCCGGCTCGCGGACATCCTCATTCCGTTCCTGGTCACCCGCCAGCTCATCTGCGGCGCGGGAAAGGTCCTCCAGACCCCGCGGGGCGCGGTGTTCTGCGTCTCCCAGCGTGCCGAGCACATCTGGGAGGGCGTCAGTTCCGCGACCACCCGCTCGCGCCCCATCATCAACACCCGGGACGAGCCGCACGCGGACGCCGAGCGCTACCGCCGACTGCACGTCATCGTCGGCGACTCGAACATGTCCGAGACGACCATGCTGCTCAAGGTCGGCGCCACCGACCTGGTGCTCCGCATGATCGAGGCCGGCACGGTGATGCGCGACCTGACCCTGGAGAACCCGATCCGGGCCATCCGCGAGGTCAGCCACGACATCACCGGCCAGCGCAAGGTCCGGCTCGCCAGCGGCCGCGAGGCCTCCGCCCTGGAGGTCCAGCGCGAGTACTACGAGAAGGCCGTCGACTTCGTCGACCGCCGCGGGATCCGGTCCGGCACCGTCGCCCAGGTCCTGGAGCTGTGGGGCCGTACGCTCGACGCGATCGAGAGCGAGCGGCTCGACAAGATCGAGACCGAGATCGACTGGGTCATGAAGCACCGGCTCATCGAGCGCTACCGGGCCAAGCACAACATGACCATGTCGAACCCGAGGGTCGCGCAGATAGACCTCGCCTACCACGACATCCACCGCCGTCGTGGGCTCTACTACCTGCTGCAGAAGAACGGCCAGGCGGCCCGGATCTGCAACGACATGAAGATCTTCGAGGGCAAGTCGGTGCCCCCGCAGACCACTCGGGCCCGGCTCCGCGGCGACTTCATCCGCCGCGCCCAGGAGCAGCGACGGGACTTCACCGTCGACTGGGTCCACCTCAAGCTGAACGACCAGGCACAGCGGACGGTGCTGTGCAAGGACCCGTTCCGCTCCGTTGACGACCGGGTCGAAAAGCTGATCGCCGGAATGTAA
- a CDS encoding helix-turn-helix transcriptional regulator: MAANAIDQTRRMLSLVTYLRERPGAHVADVARAFGITEDELISDLDVLPMCGTSFRGGDLLDIDTDGDRIWWHNPDDVAAPLRLAADEATALLVAARAVATLPGLRESDREALLRATAKLEAAAGEAAGASSRLSVTFESEGGVFAEVDRAISERRRLWVRYYSPARDELTEREVDPIRLFAVGHTYMEAWCRLSEARRTFRLDRVAEIRILDEHAAPPELELRDLSAGLVQPSADDPEVVVEVGPGGRWVAEYYPHDRAEELADGGLRITLRTPDPASLRRLALRLGSDGRIVAPQELADNARTAAAAALAAYEGE; this comes from the coding sequence ATGGCTGCCAACGCGATCGACCAGACGAGGCGGATGCTCTCGCTCGTCACCTATCTCCGTGAGCGCCCCGGCGCCCACGTCGCCGATGTCGCGCGCGCCTTCGGGATCACCGAGGACGAGCTGATCTCCGACCTGGACGTGCTGCCCATGTGCGGCACCAGCTTCCGGGGCGGCGACCTCCTCGACATCGACACCGACGGCGACCGGATCTGGTGGCACAACCCCGACGACGTCGCCGCGCCGCTGCGGCTCGCCGCCGACGAGGCGACCGCCCTCCTGGTCGCCGCCCGCGCCGTCGCCACCCTCCCCGGGCTCCGGGAGAGCGACCGCGAGGCGCTGCTGCGCGCCACCGCCAAGCTGGAGGCCGCCGCCGGCGAGGCCGCCGGGGCCAGCTCCCGGCTCTCCGTGACCTTCGAGTCCGAGGGCGGGGTCTTCGCCGAGGTCGACCGGGCGATCTCCGAGCGCCGCCGCCTCTGGGTGCGCTACTACTCGCCCGCTCGTGACGAGCTCACCGAGCGCGAGGTCGACCCGATCCGGCTGTTCGCCGTCGGCCACACGTACATGGAGGCGTGGTGCCGGCTCTCCGAGGCGCGCCGCACCTTCCGGCTCGACCGCGTGGCCGAGATCCGCATCCTCGACGAGCACGCCGCGCCGCCGGAGCTGGAGCTGCGCGACCTCTCCGCGGGGCTGGTCCAGCCCTCCGCCGACGACCCCGAGGTGGTGGTCGAGGTCGGCCCCGGCGGGCGCTGGGTCGCCGAGTACTACCCGCACGACCGGGCCGAGGAGCTGGCCGACGGCGGGCTGCGGATCACGCTGCGCACGCCGGACCCGGCCTCGCTGCGCCGGCTGGCGCTGCGGCTGGGCAGCGACGGGCGGATCGTCGCGCCGCAGGAGCTCGCCGACAACGCCAGAACGGCGGCGGCCGCCGCGCTGGCCGCGTACGAGGGCGAGTGA